The Pyrus communis chromosome 8, drPyrComm1.1, whole genome shotgun sequence region TTACTGGTTGCATAGCAGATGCCAATTACAGATGACAGGTCCGCCGAGGGGTGTTTTAGTTGCAAGAAGTTGCAAATCTAAAAGATGAAGATCCAGGAGCATTCTTTCCTGGTATCTTCCTTCTATGTTCCTAGTATGTCTACTTTGAAACCTAAATGTGTAAAGGTCATACGAGCTATATAAATATGATAAATGAGCATTCTTTTCTACAAACTTATGAaagtccttttcttttctgtttttgcaTTCGGACATTCGGTTGGTTGTATCACAAATCCATTAGTAATAAAACCTAAAGAAGGACACAATTTATCATCTAGAACAAATACAGTGCTAAAGATATGGGACTAAAGAACAAAGGAAACCCGATAGCCTCGTCTGCAGaacggaaaaagaaaaggtcTGCTGAATTGGAACTTTGTTTGAGGACAGGAAGCACTAGACTTCTACTTGTGGAAAACTCTAGCAAGAGATGTATGGAGATTCAAATAGGATCCTGCAAAGATTTACACATAACTTCTCCCTTGTTTTAACACTGACACATTATTCTGCTATGGTGCTCCATCACTGCACTACCGCTTTCATATGTTTACTTAATTAAAAGAATTCATATGAAAAGCAATGTTCGGTTCAAATTTTTACAGAAAGTTAGCTAGACAACGAATCACAACAACAGTTGGAGAATCCAGCAACAGGTTTGTGTTTGTGGGGGGTACTTTTCTAGATAGCTCCTGTCCAAAGTGTCCTAATCAGAAATCACCTAATACACTACAACTTTTAGATCCATCAACAGTTTATATAATCAGAAAAGATATAAAGAAATTGATTTGTAGTTTAAAGAAACACCACAAGATAACAGTCCGATGTTCAATACGACTATGTAGTAGACAATCAATCATGTTACTAATGGACAGCTTGTGGCTGGAGCGTAGCCAGCAGATGAAAACTAGCACAGCCTCTATACTTTGTACTAGAATTTCTACCAGACAACAATACATATCTAAACTGCCTTACAAAGAGATTTAGTCTGCAAATTTACGGTTACCATTACAATTATTGATCTCCCTAAGTGCTATATCGTTACGTTTCATTATTTGCTTTAAAAGCATATCCATTGTCATATACCAAGTCAATCAAAGTTCGAAAGAATCACAAAGACAACTAAAATATATAGCTAGTTCGCGAGAATGTTGTCACCAATATGTAATTCAATTATGCATTGTAATGATTCAAGGCAGCAATGTTCACATTCTAACAAATCTTATGAGCACTATGTGTACAACAGTTCTGAAAATTCAGACCAACAGCCTCATTATACGATCATcaagcaaaatataagaacaaaaattaaaaaatatgaaccTCTTTTACATGAGAAACCCGGAGCCGTGCCTTCACCCTCCACTCACTTCAGACGGTGTTTTCGCCACAATCGACAATGCATGTAGTCCACTTTGCAATTCTTCTTGCAACAAACCATATATAAGCCTATGCCTCTTAACCAAACTCTTCCCTTCAAACTCCTTAGACACAACTCTCACATTGAAATGCGTCTCCCCATCACCACTTCCTCTAACCCCGGCATGCCCGGCATGTTGATAAGAGATGTCTTCCACTTCCAATTCCACAGGACTTAACTCTCCCATCAATTTCTCCTGAATTATCTTCCCTCTGCTTCCCAACTCACCTGAATCTGCCACATTTTCGCTCATTTCACTCGCTACCAGTTCCAATTGCTTAACATTTTCTCCAGAACTCAATCCAATATCCTCACCCTCAATCCCACCATCAACTCTCAAACCCGAATTCGAATTCGAATTCTTTTCCCCACCCACTTCAGAATCCACTCCAAGCTCCAAACTTTTGACACTATCTTCAATTTTTGCTGTGAAACGCTCACTCTCCCCTCCATTTTCTTCCTCCACAAGCAACTCCTTCGCCTTCCTCTGCATCAACCTCAACATATTCACAAACCCATTATTCCTCGATGGCGTCAAGCTCTGCTGCAGCCCCAGAAGCACCGCGAAATCGGGCGAAACCCGCAAAACCTCATCCACCTGGCGGCCAGATAACCCGCCAACTAGCAAAGCAGCGAGCCCCTTGGTGAGGACCGAGTCGGAATCGGCCTCGAAAAACACATTCTTGTCCGAATCAAGATACGCCCTGACCCACACCTGAGAGACGCATCCCTCCACTTTGTTCTGCTTCGTCTTGAATCGATCATCCAACGGCTTCAAATTCTTGCCGTAGAACAGGAGCTGCTCGTACTTGGCCTTGGGGACCTCTACGGACTGGAAAAGCTTGACGATTTCCTGGAGCTTTGGAGGAAGGTCCTCGACCGGCTGCAGGGACGTGGAGCTCGAGGCGGATGCGGACGGCGGCGTAGGGGAGGAGGAGGATATGGTGGGGATTCTTTGGAAAGTGATGTGCCTTTGGGGGAAAGACAGAGATGGGGGTTTTGGGGTCTTAGGGTTGAGAATTGAGGTAGGGATTTTGGTGGTGAATAATCGAAACGACGATGAGATTGAAGAAGACGACGACATTTTTGGAGGAGGAGAGCGAAGAGAAGAGAGGGACACAGTGGCAGATTCAGAGAATTGAAGTAGATGGACTCAAAACTCCCCGTTTTGTCTTTTACTAGTGAGCTGTTTATATGTTTTCTGGGCCTTGAGTCTCATAgtaccaaaaaaatgaaaataagtccAGTGGAATATAGGGTTTGATATAAATTCTCTCTGCATGACTTCCATTCTTGGTTAAGCGGGCATGTTGACAACACTGCATAAGTATTTGTCTCTAGTTTGATAACATGATATTTACAACAACAATTAAGCTTTATATCACCAAATGAAGTCGGTTGTATGAATCTTAGAACTTACTGCGCTCAGTTTTGTGCCAAGTATTCTATTAGCTTCAAGTTATCTATATATTTTCTTCCAGTCTCTTTTCAAATCTTCCAAGATATTCCTTTGCTCCATTTACCTTGTGTCTATATCTCATAGTCGTATCTTCTAATGAAATCATATGTAGATCTTTCATTCGCATGTCCAAACCAATATAACTGATTTTTCTATTAAATGATTGTTATGAAAGTTGTACTCCTCATTTAAccttgaattttcttttcttgttatgtgactaatttcataaaaaaatatgacAGATATCAACTCGTGCAGGAAATAATATGAGTACGAGCAAAAGTTGGAATCTCATGAATGGTCTTGTTACTAGGATATAATCATTTGTACTATTTGAAAGGCGGCTGTTTTCTCTGGAATGTTTTTAGCAAAACTTAAAAACCTAAGCACAATTCTAAACATCTTTCGTTTGTGCAACCTAAACATTTTCGTTGTAgagattatgtccaatcacagcATTATATTAGTCATGAGAACGTTGTTCATCAAACTTGGAACCTCGTTCAACGTTAAGAAAATAGATACCACGAGATAGAAAAGTTCAACTATGTGCAAAACTCAAAGGTTTCGAGTTTATGTAGTTGAAGCCACGGTGTCAGTTACCCTAAACGTAAGACCTCAACCATGCACTCCAGCACAATTAAATTATCAAAAACGAATTCAAGCAGAACAATTTTGAAGGGTTTAATGGAAAACAACTTTGAATAAACAAAATAAGCAACAAAGCTTCACATCATATAATTGAACAAACTAACATTATATAACGACCAAGATCCTGGCAAAACATTCACATATTCTTGAGGACAACATCTTCATGCGATAATTGGTGATATCCAGTTTCTTGACTGCTCTGGGCATCCTCCCGGTTCACAAACTCGTCCAATCCAAATCTCTTGCGGCTCCAGATATAGCCACAGCAGCTGTGAGTGTGAAAAAAGTTGGAGTTTTACCATAAATCTAATTGGTAATATGGAGATACCCAATTACTTATAACACGTCCTTACGATGAATTTTTAAGCATAGcacatggacaacacaaatcggGAAATGTGGAACACGTGTGGCCATTGAGCTTCATACATAAGACAACTTGCTCTgatatcatgaagaaagttgatgttccactataaaaccaattgacaagaTGGAGAATAGCTCCATTTCTTATAAGCACATTCAAAGTCCATTTTCTTCCAATGTTGGGTTAGTATGCTCTCAACAGAGTGTGCTATTGGGGCCGGTCATATCCTTGGATGATGGACGTGGCAAAATTAGCATGAGGGAAATGTGGTTGTGGTATGAGATCTTTTGTAGCACCATGAAACTATGACCTGTATGCCGTCAGTAGCAGTTGCACGAGGAAACAATTAACGTTATGTCTTTGTTGTTGTATGGCACTTCTCTTGGAGTGTGAATTTGTTGCACTGAATTATATCGGACCGGACTAACTTCAAGGTATAGAGCAATAAGTAGagttgataaaataaaattacactgaatattttttattcttgaTCTTATACCGGCCATCCAGTTAAGGGCTTTAGTACTAGTTCTAGTACTTGTATCCCTTAACAAACAAGCTCTCAGAAGCCAGTCCACCGGCACTTCCTCCAGAGTACTTTCCAAGAGTGGCATCTGAGTTTACCTTGCACCTTGTCAAGAACGTCTCCTGAGCTTTCGCAACATTCTCCTTCTTCCCACCCCAAGTCTTGAGTGTGCTTGCTTGCAAAGCTCGCCCGAACGAGAACGAAAGGGTCCATGGCTTCAACACATCCAACCTGTTCATTGCATCCAAGTTGAGTGTTGCCTCTTCCTCACTTTGTCCTCCGGACAGAAACACAATCCCCGGCACAGCTGCTGGGACTGTCCGGCGCAGTGCAGTTACTGTGTACTCGGCAATCACCTCCGGCGTAACCTGTGCAAAGATTGAAGCCATTTCAGTTTGAAGAAAAACTACGTTGATAATGTTGTATGTGCCGGTTATATATAACCTTCCTCTCTCAATACGTCTACACGAAACTACTATTATATGTTGCGACCAACATGCATGTGATCTATGAGAAAAGAACTTTTATGTTACAACCCTTATCGTAACTCCAACAATAAATATAACATGTATACGATAAACTGTGTCATGCTATCATAGTATTACAAAGTCATCTAAATCACGATTCCTACAATATTTAATATAACATTCAATGGTGAAATTTTAAACTTAAGATACAATAACTTGGGTTAATTTTATACACACAGTAAACTCTTACATTCCACATCTTCAAATTAGTCATATATACAACAGTTGTATGCAAGAAGTTCTTTGCAAGAGACATTATACATAATATATCAACACACACGTGTATATATACAACTATTGTAAGTAATAATTTCTTTGTGAGAGAGAGCTcaagagaatttagagaataatcaatttttttttcacctttgGGCTGTCAGAGCCTGGAGTAACCATGTTGGGCTTAAGGAGTGTGCCTTCAAGAAGAACATGTTGCTCATTGAGTGCCTTGTAAACTGCTGCAAGAACCATTTCCGTAGCAGCCGCACATTTCTTAATGTCATGGTCTCCATCAGTCAAAATCTCTGGCTCAACGATTGGCACCAGTCCGTTCTCCTGGCAGATAATCGCATAGCGAGCCAAACCCTGCGCATTCTGCTGGATGGACAGTTCCGAGGGCTCTGTTAGGCCTATCTTGAGCACCGCGCGCCATTTGGCAAAGCGCGCGCCCGCCTTGTAGTACTGTGCGCACCTAGCTCCCAGAGAGTCAAAGCCTTGGGTTGTTGTCTCTCCGTTTGTTCCAGCTAACTCAACGGTGCCCTTGTCAACCTTGATCCCTGAATCAAAGTGGTAAACATTGACATCAAtgaaaataccaaaatatggaaacttgaagagaagTGTCAAAAAAAATATGTCGAAAAAAACTATGTTGCTTCTATTTATCGAAATTTAACTTAGACCATACCTGGAATGACATTGTTTTCCTGGAGGATTTCGACGAAGGGTTTGCCATCAGAGCTCTTCTGGTACAAGGTCTCCTCGAAGAGGATGACACCGGAGAGGTAAGGGAGGGCGTTGGGAGAAGTGAAGAGAAGTTCTCGGAGAGCTTGGCGGTTGGACTCGATGTTCTCGACGTTGATACTGGATAGACGCTTGCCAATGGTGCCTGTGCTCTCATCTGCTGCCAATATGCCCTTGCCTGGGGTGGCAATGTACTTGGCATTCTTTATGAGCTCCTctgcaaaaaaatcaaaagggcTTGAGTATCATTCGAACTTTTTACAAGTTAAAGTATGACTGCAATGAGTTATATATGCCAAAATGTTCTCTCAAGgaaattgtcttttttttttcttttgaaaattttcttggtCAATGACCTAAATTGTTTTGAACGCAGTGCTTATTAGGACTCACGTCCACAAGAACTCATTTGCAACTGGTTATGTAAGAAGTACTTGTGCTCATTTGcaactttttttattacaaaGTGCTTATATATAGACAtgtaacttttctttttctaaaaaatGCTTCATGAAAAGTATTTCTATGatctaaaagcacttttcaaAAGCAATACTAAACAAGTTCATCATAACTATACGTGCATGAGAAGGAGACATGCATATGTTACCCAACAATACCACATGTAATTAGGAAAATcatattgagagagagagagagagagtaccagcATACTTGCCAACAAAGGCTGACATGGTTGAGGATTTAGGATAGGTATTGGATAACACTGGACGAAAGTGCAAAAACAAACTTACACACCCAACAATCTATATAGACAGCTCCGGCGGAATATGCCATCAGAAATCCACCATGGCATATAGAGACACACGTGTCAAAAGGTTAGCCTAAGGAAAGTTATCAACCTAGGATAGAGCAACGAGTGATCACTCTCCTTGCCAAGTGGCAACGCATCCTTAGGCAAAAGTTTGTGTGGAAGGCCTAATGATCCTCATCCAAACTACTCAGAAGTTGAAGAGACAACCAAAGGAAGATTTTGGATTCTACTAACCAATGATGTGTGCCTATCCATTTCGGTTTTCTGTTTTCGGTTCATTATTAGTAAATGGAATGCGAAGGACAGTCGCCCGATTGTCAGTGGTAATGTATCCATCTCGATTGATTTCACACACATTAGGATGACAAGCAATCAAAATCAGTAGTTGAAACTAATCACAGTCATAACGGCTGGCCTTAGGTACATGTCTTCAAGGAATTCTTGGTTACGAGTGTATACCACACCTCTCTCACATCCTTCACAATTCTCATCATGTGACGAGTTATCTTGAGAGGGGTATACCCCGCTGTATGCAAGAATTTGCGAAAATGAGGAACGATGAGGAGAAAATTGCGaagcaacaaaaaaatattatcatCATGCCGGTAAATGTCCTGGTTCATAATACATATCATGGGGAGGGTCATTCATTTGCCCGTAAATCGCTTCCCCTTTAAGCCATACAAATGCAAAGTGAAGTTCAAAGGGAACTTGACTATCTAGGCACACACTCACTGCCTGCTATGACAACTAGCGGTCCAACCCTTTCGACGGCATCATCACTTTATAAAGAGTATCATTTGCGAAGGAAATTCCCTATAAGCCaaatagtttgaaaacaaaattaccaGAGACTCGAAGGATGATAATTCGGTTTCATGAAGTCAAAATTTTTTCAACCCTGAAATGTAGAACCCAGCATCATTGCGGAAAATAACTCGAGTTGATCAAAGGGCTGGACCAACTAGCAGTTTTCATTGGAACTACACTGATGAAGGAGCTACCACTTgttgatcatcatcatcagttcCAAAATATCGGTCCCCAAACTCACCCATGCCAGGTACTACACGAAAATCTTCGTTCAGACCAGTTTCAATCTCAGATGTCACAATCTTTATTCTGGGGAAGCGTTTGCAGACCATGTGCACACCTTGAGGTGCCTGGCCAATTGATATGAAGCATCATTAGGAGTAAAAGTCAGAGGGTAGTCCAAAATCAAACTAAGAGTCAGAGGAACCTGAAGCACGTTAGAGAGCCGTTAACTTACAGATATGAGATTGAGAAATATAATGTTGGACTCTGGCACCCCCTTCTCCAAAATTAGAGAAATAGCTTGAACAGCCGAGTTCCCTAAAGACAAAGGTATGATCGTATAATAGCCAATAATTCAacacaattttaaaaagaacCACTTTTGACAGTCATTTCTTTTCTATGTTATCGTAGTTGATTACGAAGAACCAGCAAGTCCAAACAATAACGATACATTATCAGAAAAAAACGAACCTGTGCCTAGGATAGGATCCAACAGTAATACATGCCTCTCTGAAATGTCGTTGGGTAGTTTTTCATAAATTAGCTGTTGAGACAATAAAGCAATAAGAAAAACAGTAACAGAAATGCAGACATGCAAATGCATGCAGTGGGACCAACACGAAGGGTGGGagtgagaagagagagaggtgtgAACCTGCTGACCATTGTCTCCTTCTCTATGAATAAGAATTTTTCCAATCTTGATACCTTTACAGCATGCTCGCAAAGCATTCTCCATACTCTCGCCACTGGTAAAAGGAGAATGTTAATCAAACCATGAAAACGTATagcaattcatttttttttttttacataaaatcaAACTCAACAGGAGATACAACATTTGTACGTGATAATTACAAGACCATATGGTTCATAAAGACAAGGTTGGGTTTCGATTCAGATCTACTTAATGCCTCTATCTATCTATAATCATCATTTGTTTTCACAAGAATGCATTTGAGCGAAACCGTTTGTTCATGCGTAAAGAAAGCCAAACTAAAAAGAAACATAAgaggatatattttttttctatccaGAAAAACCAAATGCCTTAAAAGGAACGGATGTACCTCCTGATGATAGACACACCGCACAACCTCTTGCAAAAATCCACACCGATATACACAGACCCTGCATTCAGACCAAAGGAACGTTGAAGAAAAGGATTAACCAAAATCAAATATGGGAAAACGGTATTATGATAAGATGTGCAAATGAACATCATCTTACCAGTTGGAGTGATCACCTGCTTTTCGGTAAATGGTAGATGTCCCAGGCCATGTTCAACAACCTATTCAAGATTAAGAACTTATGATGAGTGGTTTAAACAGACAAATAACTGGCCCTATGGCCCTATTTCACTTATGATCTTAAAACCATCAAATCATCCCCTTGACTCGAAGAATCAAATACCCACCAAACGAATCAACCGGTCtgaatagaaaacaaaatcatgCTTTGTTGTTTGAGAATCACGTATGAGAGTATGCATACCCCGTATCTGCATGAGACCAGCAACAATAATTGGTGagccaaaaaaattaaacatacaaATACATATTGAAGCTTGAATGAAAACATATAGGATGGGCACCTGAAAGGTTGAGTGTATGACATATAGATTGGGATATATTTTACAAAGGTCATGTTGACCAAGCTTAGTACGAATATGTTGTACTATCAAATCAACAGCTATGTGATTATCTCCGCCGCGAGGAATAATGATATCAGCATACTTCTTCGTTGGAAGAATAAAGTCATCAAAAGCCGGCTTAACAAACTTCGAGTACTGCATTAAAATGATAAGCACCATCAGAGAAAAGGCACCATAAAATAAGTACGCTGTAAGCATTAaattggttgcctaaatcacgtGATCATGGGGAACAAAGGTAAGAAGAGGTAATAGAGACGAAAGAAGAAACCCTTAACACCCCGAGTAAAATAGTTCTAAGAATGGTTTGAGTACAATAGGTAGAAAAAATTATCGAATTCATTCAAGAGTATACCACTTATCTTGAATTCCTTTCTACAAGTACTGAGCACTAACAATCTACAAGAAGGGAATTCTAACAATTATTTTCACTGAGAAAAAATAGTCACATACACTCTTTTATGAATTCACAGCATGAAAAGAACTCTACATATAAGCTCGGAAAATCAACATAAATCTAATAACAATGAAATGGAAAGTTGCAAACCTGATCAAGAACTTGACCAATATCCCTTCCCTTCTCAACTGTATCACGCCTTATCCTCCTAGCCAACCGAACATCAGCATCTGCACTGAAAATTTTACAATGTGAAGTGGCC contains the following coding sequences:
- the LOC137742036 gene encoding sufE-like protein 1, chloroplastic/mitochondrial, with translation MSSSSSISSSFRLFTTKIPTSILNPKTPKPPSLSFPQRHITFQRIPTISSSSPTPPSASASSSTSLQPVEDLPPKLQEIVKLFQSVEVPKAKYEQLLFYGKNLKPLDDRFKTKQNKVEGCVSQVWVRAYLDSDKNVFFEADSDSVLTKGLAALLVGGLSGRQVDEVLRVSPDFAVLLGLQQSLTPSRNNGFVNMLRLMQRKAKELLVEEENGGESERFTAKIEDSVKSLELGVDSEVGGEKNSNSNSGLRVDGGIEGEDIGLSSGENVKQLELVASEMSENVADSGELGSRGKIIQEKLMGELSPVELEVEDISYQHAGHAGVRGSGDGETHFNVRVVSKEFEGKSLVKRHRLIYGLLQEELQSGLHALSIVAKTPSEVSGG
- the LOC137741585 gene encoding fructose-bisphosphate aldolase, cytoplasmic isozyme 1; this encodes MSAFVGKYAEELIKNAKYIATPGKGILAADESTGTIGKRLSSINVENIESNRQALRELLFTSPNALPYLSGVILFEETLYQKSSDGKPFVEILQENNVIPGIKVDKGTVELAGTNGETTTQGFDSLGARCAQYYKAGARFAKWRAVLKIGLTEPSELSIQQNAQGLARYAIICQENGLVPIVEPEILTDGDHDIKKCAAATEMVLAAVYKALNEQHVLLEGTLLKPNMVTPGSDSPKVTPEVIAEYTVTALRRTVPAAVPGIVFLSGGQSEEEATLNLDAMNRLDVLKPWTLSFSFGRALQASTLKTWGGKKENVAKAQETFLTRCKVNSDATLGKYSGGSAGGLASESLFVKGYKY
- the LOC137741584 gene encoding uridine kinase-like protein 3 isoform X2, with the translated sequence MNMGSNSVVDMIEASSGVHFSGFHMDGLEQRQKVEQPTTSARGNMHKQPFVIGVAGGAASGKTTVCDMIIQQLHDQRVVLVNQDSFYHNLTEEELKRVHEYNFDHPDAFDTEKLLSSMDKLKHGQAVDIPNYDFKSYKNSVFPARRVNPSDVIILEGILAFHDPRVRELMNMKIFVDTDADVRLARRIRRDTVEKGRDIGQVLDQYSKFVKPAFDDFILPTKKYADIIIPRGGDNHIAVDLIVQHIRTKLGQHDLCKIYPNLYVIHSTFQIRGMHTLIRDSQTTKHDFVFYSDRLIRLVVEHGLGHLPFTEKQVITPTGSVYIGVDFCKRLCGVSIIRSGESMENALRACCKGIKIGKILIHREGDNGQQLIYEKLPNDISERHVLLLDPILGTGNSAVQAISLILEKGVPESNIIFLNLISAPQGVHMVCKRFPRIKIVTSEIETGLNEDFRVVPGMGEFGDRYFGTDDDDQQVVAPSSV
- the LOC137741584 gene encoding uridine kinase-like protein 3 isoform X1 gives rise to the protein MNMGSNSVVDMIEASSGVHFSGFHMDGLEQRQKVEQPTTSARGNMHKQPFVIGVAGGAASGKTTVCDMIIQQLHDQRVVLVNQDSFYHNLTEEELKRVHEYNFDHPDAFDTEKLLSSMDKLKHGQAVDIPNYDFKSYKNSVFPARRVNPSDVIILEGILAFHDPRVRELMNMKIFVDTDADVRLARRIRRDTVEKGRDIGQVLDQYSKFVKPAFDDFILPTKKYADIIIPRGGDNHIAVDLIVQHIRTKLGQHDLCKIYPNLYVIHSTFQIRGMHTLIRDSQTTKHDFVFYSDRLIRLVVEHGLGHLPFTEKQVITPTGSVYIGVDFCKRLCGVSIIRSGESMENALRACCKGIKIGKILIHREGDNGQQVHTSLSSHSHPSCWSHCMHLHVCISVTVFLIALLSQQLIYEKLPNDISERHVLLLDPILGTGNSAVQAISLILEKGVPESNIIFLNLISAPQGVHMVCKRFPRIKIVTSEIETGLNEDFRVVPGMGEFGDRYFGTDDDDQQVVAPSSV